The following coding sequences are from one bacterium SCSIO 12741 window:
- a CDS encoding class I SAM-dependent methyltransferase, which translates to MEFHSNKTWYFNTQLQNCVEYVIPFIEKGMEITSETRVLEIGCAEGGVLKGFLDRGCQGVGVELQHSRYELAMKFLEPEVKEGRAHLVSKNIYDTDFAEELGTFDLIVLKDVIEHIHDQDKLMKKLKDILKPDGKVFFGFPPWQMPFGGHQQVAKNKWAARLPYYHLLPYGLYRSVLKAFGESEKTIEGLIEVKDTRISLGQFEHLCKSNQYKILVKTLFLFNPIYKFKFGLKPRKQFPLVGSIPYLRNFYTTCGYYLIGNR; encoded by the coding sequence ATGGAATTTCACAGCAACAAAACCTGGTACTTTAATACCCAACTTCAGAATTGCGTAGAGTACGTGATTCCATTTATTGAAAAAGGAATGGAAATCACATCGGAAACCCGTGTTCTGGAAATCGGGTGCGCCGAAGGAGGTGTGCTCAAAGGCTTTTTGGACCGCGGATGCCAGGGTGTAGGAGTTGAACTTCAACATTCACGCTACGAATTGGCCATGAAATTCTTAGAGCCTGAAGTCAAAGAAGGGCGGGCTCATTTGGTTTCTAAAAACATTTACGATACCGACTTTGCCGAAGAATTAGGAACCTTTGACCTGATTGTATTGAAAGATGTGATCGAACACATCCATGATCAGGACAAGTTGATGAAGAAACTGAAGGACATTCTAAAACCTGATGGTAAGGTATTCTTTGGTTTCCCTCCCTGGCAAATGCCATTCGGCGGTCATCAACAAGTGGCTAAGAACAAATGGGCTGCTCGTCTTCCCTATTATCACTTACTTCCCTATGGTCTTTACCGAAGCGTCTTAAAAGCTTTTGGAGAAAGCGAAAAGACTATTGAAGGATTGATAGAAGTTAAGGATACCCGAATTTCCCTGGGTCAGTTTGAACATTTGTGCAAGAGTAATCAGTACAAGATTTTGGTGAAAACCTTGTTTCTGTTCAACCCCATCTATAAATTCAAATTCGGATTGAAACCCAGGAAGCAATTTCCCTTGGTTGGCAGCATTCCCTACTTGCGCAATTTCTACACCACTTGTGGTTATTATTTGATTGGGAACCGCTAA